One segment of Aquimarina sp. BL5 DNA contains the following:
- the mdh gene encoding malate dehydrogenase, whose protein sequence is MKVTVVGAGAVGASCAEYIAIKDFASEVVLLDIKEGYAEGKAMDLMQTASLNGFDTKITGTTNDYSKTAGSDIAVITSGIPRKPGMTREELIGINAGIVKSVSSSLIEHSPNAIIIVVSNPMDTMTYLVHKTTDLPKNRIIGMGGALDSARFKYRLAEALGAPISDVDGMVIGGHSDKGMVPLTRLATRNSVPVSEFISGDRLEQVAADTKVGGATLTGLLGTSAWYAPGAAVSGLVQAIACDQKKIFPCSTLLEGEYGLNDLCIGAPVVLGRNGIEKIVEIELSDAEKAKLAESAEGVKKTNGLLEL, encoded by the coding sequence ATGAAAGTTACAGTAGTAGGAGCTGGTGCAGTAGGTGCAAGTTGTGCAGAGTATATCGCCATTAAGGATTTTGCTTCAGAAGTAGTATTGTTGGATATCAAAGAAGGATATGCAGAAGGGAAAGCAATGGACTTGATGCAGACGGCTTCTTTAAATGGGTTTGATACCAAAATTACAGGAACTACCAATGATTATTCTAAAACTGCAGGAAGTGATATTGCTGTGATTACATCTGGTATTCCTCGCAAGCCGGGAATGACAAGAGAAGAACTAATCGGTATTAATGCAGGGATTGTAAAATCGGTTTCTTCTAGTTTGATTGAGCATTCTCCAAATGCTATTATTATTGTAGTTAGTAATCCAATGGATACGATGACATATCTTGTTCATAAAACTACTGATCTTCCTAAAAATAGAATTATCGGTATGGGTGGTGCTTTAGATAGTGCTCGTTTTAAGTACAGGTTGGCTGAAGCATTAGGAGCTCCTATTTCTGATGTAGATGGAATGGTAATTGGAGGTCATAGTGATAAAGGTATGGTTCCTTTAACTAGGTTAGCAACTAGAAATAGTGTGCCGGTTTCGGAATTTATCTCTGGTGATCGTTTAGAACAAGTTGCCGCTGATACTAAAGTTGGTGGGGCTACGCTTACAGGTTTATTAGGAACTTCTGCTTGGTACGCGCCAGGAGCTGCGGTTTCTGGATTAGTTCAGGCTATTGCTTGTGACCAGAAAAAGATATTTCCTTGTTCTACCTTGTTAGAAGGTGAATACGGTTTAAATGATTTATGTATCGGAGCGCCTGTTGTATTAGGTAGAAATGGTATTGAAAAAATTGTGGAAATAGAACTTAGCGATGCAGAAAAAGCAAAACTTGCTGAAAGTGCAGAAGGAGTTAAGAAAACAAATGGATTATTAGAGTTATAG